Within the Fusarium musae strain F31 chromosome 11, whole genome shotgun sequence genome, the region GAGTATAGACAAGATGCGATATATTAAAGGCACCTCCACCTTATATATGAGCAAGACTACCTGGCCTAAGAGCTTAGTTGGCTAGAATTAATATATGAATATGTGtgttttaataaattataagccttttatatatatttaatgtataattaaaaggcctTCAGCTACTATTATTAGATAGAACTGAATATTCGGAACACAACACCAGAGTCAGAGTATATGCGATTAAGCATTGCTACTTCTGTCCATTTATAGGACCATATACGACATTCAAGCTTGGCAAGCCGCCAGGAACACCACTCAGCAGGTACAGTGATCAGGCCCAGCCCCTTCGAGCCTCATACTCATAGTCGAAGTGCCCAAGGAAGAGCCTGAAACTCCGGTCTGACAGCAGCAAGCTTGTTCTTTGGCAAGGTGCTCGGAAATAGTTGAGCAGTGCGAGGGCTCAACTTTCTTATTGCCTTGAGTGCTTTTGGAAATCATGGCCGTCATTGCTGGATCATCCCAAAGACTTCGAGAGTGCGGGAGGTTAGTCTACTCAGAAGTTATATGAAGTATAACACAGCTAACACACAGCCATAGGCAAGGCGCCCTTCCATGGACTCCCTTTTGGGTCTCTACCAAGCCATTTGGAACCCCACTTGGACCTTATTTCACTACTTGGGCTATTACTGCCCTTGTGATTCTTGCTATCCCATTTGGTGATGCCTTCAATTACGGTATGCCATCACGCCTCTCTTCAGATGCAGAAGTAGCTAACCCATACCAGTGAGTGACCTTGGTGTCTATCCGGGTGCGGCTTTCAATTTTGCCATGGCCGTGGGGCTCTACGCTGTGCGCTGGCGCCGCAGGCGTGCAAACCTCCCTGCTCCCGAGTTCAAGGCTTGGCatgttcttgttgttttCAATATTCTGGTCCAGTTGTTTGTGATTATCATGCCTTGGTATCCTCCCGAGGGTGGAATGTACGCTGTCGATGTCAGCTTCTGGTATGCCACATATGTCGTGACAGGCATCGGAATGTGAGTTCATAAACCCCTATGAGTACCGTGATTCGCCACGACTGACTGATTCGATAGTCTCATCTCATGCGGTGTGTACTATTATTTCTGGGCATTCCTGCTACCAAAATGGAAGGGCTACAGGCTGCGATCAGAAGCCGTCATTCTGGATAACGGTGTTCAAAGTCATGAGATCAGAAAGGTCCCGATTGGTGAGCTGGATGAGTAGGAGGCAATACATGATGTTACTGGTCGCCTTCGTCAAACCAAAGTACTACAGTCTTAAGGTCCTGAGAAAGTGTCTCCTCGGTCCAGTGATTCTGAGGCCAAGGTTTGATTGACTTAGTCGgtcctcttcatccagaCATGTACCTGACATAAGCACTACTTGCTTATAGCCAGATTGTAGCGAGCTATATGGACCAAAGACGATGCAtagatactttatatatattactaatcgAAATCAGACCATTAACAAAGCCCTCCAAGACATATCCGTGCCACAAAACAGACTTCGGGTATCAACAGACTAGTACTTTACACGAAATCATACGCAAGTATACAGCTCGTGAAAGAAACGAATTGGTGCAGTTAGTGAATTGACTAGTAAACCGCGATGGGGAGGGGGTTCAAAGAACTAGGCCACTGATGATATTTATTCCTAGTTTTCCACTCAAGCGTTGGGGTTAACATTAGCGCCAGAGGCAATGGCAGTATCGTTTCGAGCACCATGTCCAGATGCTGCTTTGTTGTTGGGCCCATCCGGGAAGATGCGCTCGTCAATGTCGCGAATACGAAGGCCCAGACGAGCAGGGTCGATGTTTCGGTGTCCCCAAAGAAGCAAAGCTCCAAAGACGGGTTTTGCGATGAGATCGAGGATGCCGTAGAAGACAGCCTCGGAGTCAGGAGCAATCAAGTTACCGCCTTCACAGACACCCCAGGCAATGGGATATAAAATCCAGACAACGGCTGTGAGGGAACCGCACATGACGAAAGTGCGACCGACATCGGGCCCAACGTGCTTGGCATGCAGACGAGCTTCCCACGCGAGAACATAAACGATGTATGCGAGGGCAGCGCAACCTGGAATCATGttagtgatgatggtgacaACGCATGGAAGACTAGTTACCGAAGGCGAAATAACCCCACTTGTAGGAACTCTTCACAAGAGCACCAACTAGTCCAGTGACAATCATGACCCAGTCCACGAGAATCACCCAGAGCACAGTTGGCCATGGCATGCCAGCAGTGAGAAGCAAATCTGTGAGTAGCAGGGGGGTAGTCAAGAACCAGTCGATATATCTTGCGTAGAAGATCTCTCTGTAGATCCCGGCAACTCTATGGTCGGACCTCTGGAACTCAACCGCGATAGGAGTCCAGCCAAGGTTCGAAGCCATCGTGAAGTATGCGATAGATGCAATCATGGTAATACCCGCGGTGATGTAGCTACGCAGATCAGTAAAGCCCATGACAGCTCGACTCCAAGGACACTCATGGATTGGAAGAGTTTGGAGAATGTTCAATGGAACTCTGATAGAACTTACTGGAAGATACGGTCGGTGCGAGGCTTTCTCATTCCAAGCCCCAGGAACGCAAAGGTTGAAACGGTCATGACTGAGAACAGTTAGTCTTTTGATCAAACTGGACGTTGTTTTATTCTACACACCTGCACAGACAGCCCAGTACCAATCAGAGCCTCTGACGGTGATGTTAATGTCACTGCGTTGCCCATTTACAATGTCAGCTGTAGTGAATTGTTAGTAAGTTCGTTTTGACTGGAGGCTGATATGGCTCACGGTTGACATTGAGGGCATCGTTCCCTCTCGCATAAAGATGATCGGCCATGGTGAGAAATGGTAATTCAACGgtaaaaaaagtaacttcGTATTCGTGGAACGAAAAATGGAATGTCTGCAAGCCAAGAGGATGACAGGTATGGATGTCAAACCCTTAAATGCAGCCAAGCTTTCATTCCCACGTTTTCCACCTCCCTCTCCATGACTTCATATCCGACCCTGCCGAGCCCAGACGGAAATAACTGCCGAGTAATCGTCATTGCTCAAAACAAAAGCGCATCGTTCATCAACAGGCGCTGTCAGAATCTGCGATGGCTGATATGGAGTCTATGACGTGCTGACATGTTGAGTCCACACCACTAGGTTTCAAACGTGGTATCAAGCGACTAAAAACGTTGCCGGTAGCCGTAGCGTGAAATGGCAGATCCCGTGGTAATTTAGGTGGGAATTGTAAGGCTGATCGATGTATTTGCCGAAAATGATGACGGTTTGAGGTCAAGATAGGAATGTTTAATGTAACGCGACGGGATCGACGTTTTGGTGGGGTTGGAGACTGATCAGATCCAGCACAGTCTGAGACAGTGCATGAAGATTGTTGACAGCCCGGTTCTTTCCGATCAGATAGTTGCCATGTTCACTGCATACTATTGACTTGCGAGGCTCATGGATATAGAGAAGTAGATCACAGATATTAGGGAAGTTCATTCTATCTCTAACTAAGTAATCACACCAAAGAAATACTCCTAGCCAATCCAACTAATGCTCGCTAATTCGCCGCAATGataagatagtaataagcCAGCAAAATCGCAACCAAAGCTCCCAAGAATCCTTGAAACAGAGTCAAAGACGAATCGCTCATCTTGTCCAGTCCACCCTTGGGAGACTTGGCAGTATCCTGCGCCCAAGGAATCTGATGACTCTTAAACCCTGAGTCCTTCAGAATCTGCTCTGCAACAATCTTACTACCGGCAATGCAGACAGGAACACCAGTACCAGGATGTGTGCTGGCACCAGCGAAGTACAAGTTCTTGTACTTGGAGTGCTGAGTACCAGGCCGGAAAGCAAGGACATTCATAATGGAGTGGCTCAGACCAAGGATAGCACCTTTATCGAGGTTGAACTTCTCTTGCCATGTGAATGgggtgttgatgatctcgttCTCAATAAGCGGAGCAAGATCAACGCCTATTCTCGCGCGCATTGTTGCGATAACTGTGTCACGAGCGAGAGAAATCATCTTATCCCAGTCCTGGCTTGTTTCGAGACCACCAGAGTTTCCAGACTTGGACAGGCCCCGATGTGTTCCTTCAGAGTCTGAGAGAAGATGACCAACAGGGACAAGAACAACGATAGAGTCCTTGCCCTCAGGAGCAGCCGAGGGGTCAATGCGCGAAGGGACATTGACATAGAAAGATGGTTCCGAAGGAATTAGGTGCTCCTTGAAGATACTGTCAAAAGACTCCTGGTACTCATCCGCGAGGAAAATGTTGTGAGCGTTGAGTTCAGGTACGATCTTTGAAGCGGACCAGTAGAAGGAGATACTACTGCAGGATGTCTCTCGTTTTGATAGCGAGTCTGCGTAGCTGGTCTTGGGGAGGAGGTTGTTGTAAGTGTAGACAAGGTCAGCGTTCGAGATGACAATGTCTGAAGGCAGATGTGTTCCGTCGCTCAGAACAACACCGTTTGCCTTGCCGGTTGCTTGGTCGATGGAAATGGACTTCACGCCTGTGGAGAGACGGTACTCGACACCCAGACGCTGACCAACATTAACAAGAGCCTCAACGACCTGAAGCTGTTAGTAAGGAACATGTCATGTCGGGTTGCAAGACTGACCTTGTGGAATCCACCTCGAGGATATAGAATGCCCTCAGCAAGCTCAGTATACTGAAGCAAGCTATACGTGCCCGGCGCATCAAAGGGGCTCATACCCATATACATACTTCCAAACGTGAAAacccttctcagcctctcagTCCAGAAATACTTGCTCGCTCTCGTCCAGATACTCTCAAGGGGATGAATATTGAACAGATTGAACAGAACCTCGGGTCTCGCCAGACTCAAAATGCTAGGAAAGTTTCTTCGCAGCACAGACTCAACACTAACTTCATAATGTCGATGTGACTCCTGAAGAAAACCAAGATATCTCTCAAAACCATCAATACCTTCAACAGCTTCGATAgctttcttcatcttggtGAGATCAGTGGACATCTCGAAGGATGAACCGTCGCCGAACCAGATGTTGTAATTTGGTTCACATTTCAGAAGTTCGATTCCTTCAGCGGTAAGAGATGTTCCTAGATCTTGGAAGATCTCGTGGAAGAAGCgagggaggagaagaagagatggccCTTGGTCGAAGCGCTGACAAGGTTAGTGGGCGTAGATGAAGTGAGTCGGAAGACGTACGTGGCCATCATTGTGGATTAGGGAGCAACGCCCACCGGTAAAGtcattcttctcgaggaTAGTAACTTTGAAGCCAGCTTTTGCGAGTCTCGCAGCAGTAGAAACACCACCGACACCAGCACCTATTCATCATCAGTCAATACCTTCTCATAGCTCATGATATTGAGGGCAACATACCAATAACAATAACAGATTTCTTAACGTCGCTCATTTTTGCTGTAAAAAGTGAAGATGCTCAGTCAGTAACCGACTCACCCGAAGCCAACGGTTTTGATAGCCAGAGCAATAGAGTCAATGACGTCTTCCATTTTGTTTTGATCCACTTTTTTCTTCGCACTCGTTTAATGAGACCACTTGGCGTACATGTGAAAGGCCAGATTACCCTGTGCTTAGCGAGGCGCAGTTTGTTTTTTGAGGGATTTTAGTGATTCATTGAAGATTACAGGGAGAATTGAAGTCGTTGATGCGTTGACGATCATTGACGGGTTTGGTTTGGAGGGTCTTTAAGTGGACTTGGCGATGGGATGCGTGTTGGATGATTGGTTGGTGGGTttatggtggtggtgctgtcAAAGTGTCAACGGTGAGGCTATGAATTTAGGTTGTCGCGAGACTTTACAACGCCAAATACATTCCAACAGTTAAGTGGACAATAACTGAGACATTAAATCTTCAAAAGGCAGATCTTCAAAGTGGAATGAAATGCATAATCTATGAATCTATGACCTCTACCATTACATCCTCCACGCTTCACCCCGCTATTTGTTCAATGCAGACCATGCAACACGGATTCGTCTCATCTTAGGAACAGTAGCCCTACCTTTCTTCATCGTAGGACCCTTCTCTCTAAGAACGCGTCCAATCTCCATGTAGCTCTCGACAGCAACGCGAATTggtccttttccttctgaAGGAAGCTTATCAATAGCGCCCTTTGCCATGTTGTACTTTTCAAAAGCACGGTCAAGTAATTTATGACGGAGAGCTTCGATGGCAGGACCATGGGGTTGTTGAATTACATCTTCGGGCGTGAGTTGGGCTTCTTTTAGCCAGGAGAGGGGAAGATAGACGCGGTCGATTTCTGCGTCGGTTTTGATATCGCGGGCGATGTTGACGTATTGGAGTGCGATACCCATTTCTTGGCCGGAAGCGACAACTTCGCGTTGGATGTCTTCGGGGACAGATTCTGGGGTATGATAGAGAATAAGATGGTTGCAGAGTTCTGCGACAGTGCCAGCTACGCGACTTCCATAgacatcaagatcttcagTGGTCTCGATAGGGAATGTGCCGGACTTTCTGTCAAAGTGGAGATCTGTGTCAAAGCCC harbors:
- a CDS encoding hypothetical protein (antiSMASH:Cluster_11.4~EggNog:ENOG41), translated to MADHLYARGNDALNVNPDIVNGQRSDINITVRGSDWYWAVCAVMTVSTFAFLGLGMRKPRTDRIFHYITAGITMIASIAYFTMASNLGWTPIAVEFQRSDHRVAGIYREIFYARYIDWFLTTPLLLTDLLLTAGMPWPTVLWVILVDWVMIVTGLVGALVKSSYKWGYFAFGCAALAYIVYVLAWEARLHAKHVGPDVGRTFVMCGSLTAVVWILYPIAWGVCEGGNLIAPDSEAVFYGILDLIAKPVFGALLLWGHRNIDPARLGLRIRDIDERIFPDGPNNKAASGHGARNDTAIASGANVNPNA
- a CDS encoding hypothetical protein (antiSMASH:Cluster_11.4~EggNog:ENOG41~SMCOG1222:dehydrogenase), with the protein product MSDVKKSVIVIGAGVGGVSTAARLAKAGFKVTILEKNDFTGGRCSLIHNDGHRFDQGPSLLLLPRFFHEIFQDLGTSLTAEGIELLKCEPNYNIWFGDGSSFEMSTDLTKMKKAIEAVEGIDGFERYLGFLQESHRHYEVSVESVLRRNFPSILSLARPEVLFNLFNIHPLESIWTRASKYFWTERLRRVFTFGSMYMGMSPFDAPGTYSLLQYTELAEGILYPRGGFHKVVEALVNVGQRLGVEYRLSTGVKSISIDQATGKANGVVLSDGTHLPSDIVISNADLVYTYNNLLPKTSYADSLSKRETSCSSISFYWSASKIVPELNAHNIFLADEYQESFDSIFKEHLIPSEPSFYVNVPSRIDPSAAPEGKDSIVVLVPVGHLLSDSEGTHRGLSKSGNSGGLETSQDWDKMISLARDTVIATMRARIGVDLAPLIENEIINTPFTWQEKFNLDKGAILGLSHSIMNVLAFRPGTQHSKYKNLYFAGASTHPGTGVPVCIAGSKIVAEQILKDSGFKSHQIPWAQDTAKSPKGGLDKMSDSSLTLFQGFLGALVAILLAYYYLIIAAN
- a CDS encoding hypothetical protein (antiSMASH:Cluster_11.4~EggNog:ENOG41), with amino-acid sequence MAVIAGSSQRLRECGRQGALPWTPFWVSTKPFGTPLGPYFTTWAITALVILAIPFGDAFNYVSDLGVYPGAAFNFAMAVGLYAVRWRRRRANLPAPEFKAWHVLVVFNILVQLFVIIMPWYPPEGGMYAVDVSFWYATYVVTGIGILISCGVYYYFWAFLLPKWKGYRLRSEAVILDNGVQSHEIRKVPIGELDE